A stretch of the Ctenopharyngodon idella isolate HZGC_01 chromosome 14, HZGC01, whole genome shotgun sequence genome encodes the following:
- the sorbs2b gene encoding sorbin and SH3 domain-containing protein 2 isoform X2: protein MPGLFDIKTQEGEIFNMNTDSGGHIRKSATLLLTLTPMKRIQSSPNLYTLTDSESQSKDSDLWRPSSSTSDGLRNGDMCSSSLAAKGYRSVRPNFQDKKSPTPAQEHSVHSHRLLSTEDQISCSSQAEQSYMHPPSRELERHVASFAIRINPRPQISGRRTQALSLRPPTPPKRMDLPDSHSRPCPPLPSAAPPVPEVPVLLKQTYPGTALTSQSPPNRLRFSLDFISSRAPDHHPETPPPGPPSPGSEPLLGQSRCSSRAQSEASTAVLEELRACGLGPEGGTRTPSPTLSQMSAVTDNIWLHFPAASTANGQMTVNGGLTVPASPRIHLQRPFSPSTYPPPPSLSPSITAMQQARTTASESSTPVYTNVDPPARAPQTDRKETTGKALQYTGIGPVDETGIPIAIRTTVDRPKDWYKTMFKQIHVVPKSENEWPASRTATDPVTSTGTTISKQDKHAAPNAVQAHPAPKTGTYRPITKSVSDNGVYGFRVPAASSLPSPLPTSASTQQRSGEREAPLRGRSTPDMNEWGPPDRKVDTRKYRAEPRSIFDYEPGKSSVLEQERTTSNLRPEDIDLENEPWYKFFAELEFGRPPPKKRLDYNPDSSPRFRAETSLYQPSSDRSLERPSSSASDNKRRRKSEPATAQPRAQSSVGTTQTSVRPPEPPKSSSTQRNPLTSPGSLAATRTKDQDTSREYSYPDVGSHTQQSSRQTPEVREKLPARAIYDFKAQTAKELTFKKGETVYITRQIDNNWYEGEYRGHVGIFPISYVEKIPPSERHQPARPPPPAQSREIGEAIARYNFNADTNVELSLRKGERVILLRQVDKNWFEGKIPGTNKQGIFPVSYVDVVKKTTVQSTGQPPGPNIPTSYSSDRLNSRPSSARTLYNSPSPTVRPFSSSSPSPQRATHLQAITSEWLALTLGLSPSGTPAPTPPPFPSNFQPYYEVLDSAISPSPASSMLGRSPALTPHSSTPALKEGHFIPIFSPKSYMSPEPSLSPQPYLTSASFTPSPTSPSFDTSPRSASVIEILSSQKSDLPEKELQLFSDCKDHYKPGQTDSPKLRSPIDLVVFEAHESPLDILPPKDPDDDLCEELVSIIKASQSKGTFVEEEGFYRQEPDIMEKLPRLFIEEEPKEDNSFLNEPLTSNTFAPVQHAQSEGSDTEMSLSFTQPSSAKYSPPSPRSTPPLPGVSQSPPPSAKLFSRQDLRSPKVKPVLRRDVVVVGKPPRSPVMSRRSCGSPVRGQNFSPSHRSQRQAYVHDPLQGVGEPFQALYNYTPRNEDELELKEGDVVDVMEKCDDGWFVGTCRRTKFFGTFPGNYVKRL from the exons GACTGTTTGACATCAAGACACAAGAAGGAGAGATCTTCAACATGAACACAG ACAGTGGAGGACATATCCGCAAAAGCGCCACGCTTTTACTCACTCTAACCCCCATGAAGAGAATCCAGAGCTCACCAAACCTATACACGCTCACAG ACTCTGAATCACAATCCAAAGATTCAG ATTTATGGAGGCCCAGCAGCAGCACCAGTGATGGTCTGAGAAACGGTGACATGTGCTCTTCCTCTCTGGCAGCTAAAGGCTACAGAAGTGTCAGGCCCAACTTTCAGGATAAAAAGTCTCCCACACCA GCACAAGAGCATAGTGTCCATTCCCACAGACTGCTGTCCACAGAGGACCAAATCTCATGCTCTTCACAAGCAGAGCAGTCCTACATGCACCCCCCATCTAGGGAGTTGGAGAGACACGTAGCTTCCTTCGCCATTCGCATTAACCCTAGGCCACAGATATCGGGACGGCGCACACAGGCACTGTCTTTGAGACCCCCTACCCCTCCTAAAAGGATGGACCTCCCGGATAGCCACTCACGCCCCTGCCCTCCACTGCCATCTGCAGCCCCTCCAGTG CCTGAGGTACCAGTCCTTCTTAAACAAACCTATCCTGGAACAGCACTGACCTCACAGTCACCCCCTAATCGGCTCAGATTCTCCCTCGATTTCATCAGCTCCAGAGCACCTGACCATCACCCCGAGACCCCTCCTCCAGGCCCTCCCTCTCCCGGCTCGGAGCCTCTACTGGGGCAGAGCCGCTGTTCTTCCCGCGCTCAGAGCGAAGCATCCACAGCAGTGCTGGAGGAGTTGAGGGCGTGTGGACTAGGCCCAGAGGGTGGCACTCGTACCCCATCTCCAACCCTCAGCCAGATGAGTGCGGTCACAGACAACATCTGGTTACACTTCCCTGCAGCTAGCACCGCTAAT GGCCAGATGACTGTGAACGGGGGTCTGACTGTGCCAGCAAGTCCTCGTATTCACCTCCAAAGACCCTTCTCTCCCTCAACATACCCTCCTCCTCCTTCACTGAGCCCTAGTATTACAGCCATGCAGCAGGCTAGAACCACTG CCTCTGAGTCCAGCACTCCAGTCTACACCAACGTGGATCCTCCAGCACGAGCGCCACAGACTGACAGGAAAGAAACAACAGGAAAAGCTCTGCAATATACTGGCATCGGTCCTGTGGATGAGACCGGGATTCCCATTGCCATACGAACG ACTGTTGACAGGCCAAAAGATTGGTACAAGACCATGTTCAAACAGATTCATGTGGTGCCTAAATCAG AGAACGAGTGGCCTGCATCCCGTACTGCCACAGACCCTGTTACAAGTACTGGTACAACTATTTCTAAACAag ATAAGCATGCTGCCCCTAATGCTGTTCAGGCCCATCCTGCACCTAAAACTGGCACTTACCGGCCCATCACCAAGAGTGTCTCTGATAATGGCGTATACGGTTTCAGGGTGCCTGCTGCCTCTTCTCTCCCTTCTCCTCTGCCCACATCAGCATCCACACAGCAGAGATCCGGTGAAAGGGAGGCACCACTGAGAGGGAGGAGCACACCTGACAT GAATGAGTGGGGTCCTCCTGATAGAAAGGTTGACACACGGAAATACAGAGCAGAGCCAAGGAGTATTTTTGACTATGAGCCGGGGAAGTCGTCTGTTTTAGAGCAAGAAAGAACG ACAAGTAACTTAAGACCTGAGGACATAGATTTAGAGAATGAGCCGTGGTATAAGTTCTTTGCTGAACTGGAGTTTGGGCGGCCG CCTCCAAAAAAACGTCTTGATTACAATCCAGACAGCTCACCTCGATTCCGCGCAGAG ACCTCCCTTTATCAGCCATCCTCAGACAGGAGCCTTGAAAGGCCATCAAG CTCTGCAAGTGATAACAAGAGGAGACGGAAATCTGAACCTGCAACAGCTCAGCCCAGGGCACAGAGCAGCGTGGGCACAACACAAACGTCTGTGAGACCACCAGAGCCGCCCAAGAGCAGCAGCACCCAGAGGAATCCCCTCACCAGCCCCGGTTCCCTCGCGGCCACCAGGACTAAAG ATCAGGACACATCCAGAGAATATTCTTACCCTGATGTGGGCAGCCACACACAGCAGAGCAGCAGACAAACCCCTGAAGTCAGAGAG AAACTGCCAGCCAGAGCAATATATGACTTCAAAGCACAGACAGCGAA aGAGCTGACGTTTAAGAAAGGAGAGACGGTATACATCACTAGGCAGATAGATAATAACTGGTATGAAGGAGAATATCGTGGACATGTGGGCATCTTCCCTATCTCATATGTTGAG AAAATCCCTCCTTCAGAGAGACATCAGCCAGCGAGACCTCCTCCGCCAGCTCAAAGCAGAGAAATTGGAGAAGCAATTGCCCGCTACAACTTTAATGCTGATACTAATGTGGAACTTTCATTaagaaaa GGAGAGCGCGTTATTCTGTTGCGGCAGGTGGATAAGAACTGGTTTGAGGGCAAGATCCCCGGTACAAACAAACAAGGGATTTTTCCAGTGTCTTATGTGGATGTTGTTAAGAAGACCACAGTACAAAGTACTGGTCAACCTCCTGGGCCCAATATACCCACCAGCTACTCCAGTGACAGACTGAACAGTAGG CCGTCATCTGCACGTACCCTCTACAACTCTCCATCCCCTACTGTCCGTCCATTCTCCTCATCCTCTCCTAGTCCACAAAGAGCCACACACCTTCAGGCCATCACCAGCGAGTGGTTGGCCCTCACTCTGGGTCTGTCTCCTTCAGGAACCCCTGCCCCTACACCTCCTCCCTTCCCTTCCAATTTCCAGCCATACTATGAAGTTTTGGACTCTGCCATTTCCCCTTCTCCTGCCTCCTCCATGCTGGGCCGCTCTCCAGCCCTCACTCCCCACTCCTCCACTCCTGCGCTCAAAGAGGGCCACTTCATTCCCATCTTCTCCCCAAAGTCTTACATGTCCCCCGAACCCAGCCTGTCACCTCAACCTTACCTCACCTCCGCCTCCTTCACTCCTTCGCCCACCTCACCCTCATTTGACACCAGCCCCAGGTCTGCCAGTGTCATAGAGATCCTTTCCAGTCAAAAATCAGATTTACCCGAGAAGGAACTGCAGTTGTTCTCAGATTGCAAAGACCATTATAAACCAGGCCAGACAGACTCCCCTAAATTGCGTAGCCCTATTGACTTGGTTGTTTTTGAGGCACATGAATCCCCATTGGATATTCTGCCACCAAAAGACCCCGATGATGATCTATGTGAGGAGTTAGTGTCAATCATTAAGGCCAGCCAATCAAAGGGCACATTCGTAGAAGAGGAGGGATTTTATCGCCAGGAACCAGATATAATGGAAAAGCTTCCCAGACTGTTTATAGAGGAAGAGCCGAAAGAAGACAACAGCTTCTTAAATGAACCCCTGACATCAAATACATTTGCTCCAGTCCAACACGCCCAGAGTGAGGGTTCAGATACTGAG ATGTCATTGTCGTTCACACAGCCCTCATCGGCTAAATACTCTCCCCCTTCCCCGCGCTCCACCCCCCCTTTGCCTGGGGTTTCACAGTCGCCCCCTCCCTCTGCAAAACTGTTCTCTCGACAGGACCTCCGCTCCCCAAAGGTCAAG CCTGTGTTAAGGCGTGATGTTGTGGTTGTTGGTAAGCCCCCTCGTAGCCCTGTGATGTCTAGGAGGTCCTGCGGATCGCCTGTTAGAGGTCAAAACTTTTCACCATCTCATAGG tCCCAAAGACAAGCATATGTTCATGATCCACTTCAAGGTGTAGGAGAACC ATTTCAAGCCCTGTATAACTACACGCCACGAAATGAAGATGAGCTGGAACTGAAGGAGGGGGATGTTGTTGACGTCATGGAGAAGTGTGATGATGGATGGTTTGTGG gaACGTGCAGGAGAACCAAATTTTTCGGAACCTTTCCTGGGAACTATGTGAAGCGGCTATAA
- the sorbs2b gene encoding sorbin and SH3 domain-containing protein 1 isoform X4: MPELNEHSAYVIYGRKKDLEWHEGLFDIKTQEGEIFNMNTDSESQSKDSDLWRPSSSTSDGLRNGDMCSSSLAAKGYRSVRPNFQDKKSPTPAQEHSVHSHRLLSTEDQISCSSQAEQSYMHPPSRELERHVASFAIRINPRPQISGRRTQALSLRPPTPPKRMDLPDSHSRPCPPLPSAAPPVPEVPVLLKQTYPGTALTSQSPPNRLRFSLDFISSRAPDHHPETPPPGPPSPGSEPLLGQSRCSSRAQSEASTAVLEELRACGLGPEGGTRTPSPTLSQMSAVTDNIWLHFPAASTANGQMTVNGGLTVPASPRIHLQRPFSPSTYPPPPSLSPSITAMQQARTTASESSTPVYTNVDPPARAPQTDRKETTGKALQYTGIGPVDETGIPIAIRTTVDRPKDWYKTMFKQIHVVPKSENEWPASRTATDPVTSTGTTISKQDKHAAPNAVQAHPAPKTGTYRPITKSVSDNGVYGFRVPAASSLPSPLPTSASTQQRSGEREAPLRGRSTPDMNEWGPPDRKVDTRKYRAEPRSIFDYEPGKSSVLEQERTTSNLRPEDIDLENEPWYKFFAELEFGRPPPKKRLDYNPDSSPRFRAETSLYQPSSDRSLERPSSSASDNKRRRKSEPATAQPRAQSSVGTTQTSVRPPEPPKSSSTQRNPLTSPGSLAATRTKDQDTSREYSYPDVGSHTQQSSRQTPEVREKLPARAIYDFKAQTAKELTFKKGETVYITRQIDNNWYEGEYRGHVGIFPISYVEKIPPSERHQPARPPPPAQSREIGEAIARYNFNADTNVELSLRKGERVILLRQVDKNWFEGKIPGTNKQGIFPVSYVDVVKKTTVQSTGQPPGPNIPTSYSSDRLNSRPSSARTLYNSPSPTVRPFSSSSPSPQRATHLQAITSEWLALTLGLSPSGTPAPTPPPFPSNFQPYYEVLDSAISPSPASSMLGRSPALTPHSSTPALKEGHFIPIFSPKSYMSPEPSLSPQPYLTSASFTPSPTSPSFDTSPRSASVIEILSSQKSDLPEKELQLFSDCKDHYKPGQTDSPKLRSPIDLVVFEAHESPLDILPPKDPDDDLCEELVSIIKASQSKGTFVEEEGFYRQEPDIMEKLPRLFIEEEPKEDNSFLNEPLTSNTFAPVQHAQSEGSDTEMSLSFTQPSSAKYSPPSPRSTPPLPGVSQSPPPSAKLFSRQDLRSPKVKPVLRRDVVVVGKPPRSPVMSRRSCGSPVRGQNFSPSHRSQRQAYVHDPLQGVGEPFQALYNYTPRNEDELELKEGDVVDVMEKCDDGWFVGTCRRTKFFGTFPGNYVKRL, from the exons AACTGAATGAACACTCTGCCTATGTGATctatggaagaaagaaagatctggaatggcatgaag GACTGTTTGACATCAAGACACAAGAAGGAGAGATCTTCAACATGAACACAG ACTCTGAATCACAATCCAAAGATTCAG ATTTATGGAGGCCCAGCAGCAGCACCAGTGATGGTCTGAGAAACGGTGACATGTGCTCTTCCTCTCTGGCAGCTAAAGGCTACAGAAGTGTCAGGCCCAACTTTCAGGATAAAAAGTCTCCCACACCA GCACAAGAGCATAGTGTCCATTCCCACAGACTGCTGTCCACAGAGGACCAAATCTCATGCTCTTCACAAGCAGAGCAGTCCTACATGCACCCCCCATCTAGGGAGTTGGAGAGACACGTAGCTTCCTTCGCCATTCGCATTAACCCTAGGCCACAGATATCGGGACGGCGCACACAGGCACTGTCTTTGAGACCCCCTACCCCTCCTAAAAGGATGGACCTCCCGGATAGCCACTCACGCCCCTGCCCTCCACTGCCATCTGCAGCCCCTCCAGTG CCTGAGGTACCAGTCCTTCTTAAACAAACCTATCCTGGAACAGCACTGACCTCACAGTCACCCCCTAATCGGCTCAGATTCTCCCTCGATTTCATCAGCTCCAGAGCACCTGACCATCACCCCGAGACCCCTCCTCCAGGCCCTCCCTCTCCCGGCTCGGAGCCTCTACTGGGGCAGAGCCGCTGTTCTTCCCGCGCTCAGAGCGAAGCATCCACAGCAGTGCTGGAGGAGTTGAGGGCGTGTGGACTAGGCCCAGAGGGTGGCACTCGTACCCCATCTCCAACCCTCAGCCAGATGAGTGCGGTCACAGACAACATCTGGTTACACTTCCCTGCAGCTAGCACCGCTAAT GGCCAGATGACTGTGAACGGGGGTCTGACTGTGCCAGCAAGTCCTCGTATTCACCTCCAAAGACCCTTCTCTCCCTCAACATACCCTCCTCCTCCTTCACTGAGCCCTAGTATTACAGCCATGCAGCAGGCTAGAACCACTG CCTCTGAGTCCAGCACTCCAGTCTACACCAACGTGGATCCTCCAGCACGAGCGCCACAGACTGACAGGAAAGAAACAACAGGAAAAGCTCTGCAATATACTGGCATCGGTCCTGTGGATGAGACCGGGATTCCCATTGCCATACGAACG ACTGTTGACAGGCCAAAAGATTGGTACAAGACCATGTTCAAACAGATTCATGTGGTGCCTAAATCAG AGAACGAGTGGCCTGCATCCCGTACTGCCACAGACCCTGTTACAAGTACTGGTACAACTATTTCTAAACAag ATAAGCATGCTGCCCCTAATGCTGTTCAGGCCCATCCTGCACCTAAAACTGGCACTTACCGGCCCATCACCAAGAGTGTCTCTGATAATGGCGTATACGGTTTCAGGGTGCCTGCTGCCTCTTCTCTCCCTTCTCCTCTGCCCACATCAGCATCCACACAGCAGAGATCCGGTGAAAGGGAGGCACCACTGAGAGGGAGGAGCACACCTGACAT GAATGAGTGGGGTCCTCCTGATAGAAAGGTTGACACACGGAAATACAGAGCAGAGCCAAGGAGTATTTTTGACTATGAGCCGGGGAAGTCGTCTGTTTTAGAGCAAGAAAGAACG ACAAGTAACTTAAGACCTGAGGACATAGATTTAGAGAATGAGCCGTGGTATAAGTTCTTTGCTGAACTGGAGTTTGGGCGGCCG CCTCCAAAAAAACGTCTTGATTACAATCCAGACAGCTCACCTCGATTCCGCGCAGAG ACCTCCCTTTATCAGCCATCCTCAGACAGGAGCCTTGAAAGGCCATCAAG CTCTGCAAGTGATAACAAGAGGAGACGGAAATCTGAACCTGCAACAGCTCAGCCCAGGGCACAGAGCAGCGTGGGCACAACACAAACGTCTGTGAGACCACCAGAGCCGCCCAAGAGCAGCAGCACCCAGAGGAATCCCCTCACCAGCCCCGGTTCCCTCGCGGCCACCAGGACTAAAG ATCAGGACACATCCAGAGAATATTCTTACCCTGATGTGGGCAGCCACACACAGCAGAGCAGCAGACAAACCCCTGAAGTCAGAGAG AAACTGCCAGCCAGAGCAATATATGACTTCAAAGCACAGACAGCGAA aGAGCTGACGTTTAAGAAAGGAGAGACGGTATACATCACTAGGCAGATAGATAATAACTGGTATGAAGGAGAATATCGTGGACATGTGGGCATCTTCCCTATCTCATATGTTGAG AAAATCCCTCCTTCAGAGAGACATCAGCCAGCGAGACCTCCTCCGCCAGCTCAAAGCAGAGAAATTGGAGAAGCAATTGCCCGCTACAACTTTAATGCTGATACTAATGTGGAACTTTCATTaagaaaa GGAGAGCGCGTTATTCTGTTGCGGCAGGTGGATAAGAACTGGTTTGAGGGCAAGATCCCCGGTACAAACAAACAAGGGATTTTTCCAGTGTCTTATGTGGATGTTGTTAAGAAGACCACAGTACAAAGTACTGGTCAACCTCCTGGGCCCAATATACCCACCAGCTACTCCAGTGACAGACTGAACAGTAGG CCGTCATCTGCACGTACCCTCTACAACTCTCCATCCCCTACTGTCCGTCCATTCTCCTCATCCTCTCCTAGTCCACAAAGAGCCACACACCTTCAGGCCATCACCAGCGAGTGGTTGGCCCTCACTCTGGGTCTGTCTCCTTCAGGAACCCCTGCCCCTACACCTCCTCCCTTCCCTTCCAATTTCCAGCCATACTATGAAGTTTTGGACTCTGCCATTTCCCCTTCTCCTGCCTCCTCCATGCTGGGCCGCTCTCCAGCCCTCACTCCCCACTCCTCCACTCCTGCGCTCAAAGAGGGCCACTTCATTCCCATCTTCTCCCCAAAGTCTTACATGTCCCCCGAACCCAGCCTGTCACCTCAACCTTACCTCACCTCCGCCTCCTTCACTCCTTCGCCCACCTCACCCTCATTTGACACCAGCCCCAGGTCTGCCAGTGTCATAGAGATCCTTTCCAGTCAAAAATCAGATTTACCCGAGAAGGAACTGCAGTTGTTCTCAGATTGCAAAGACCATTATAAACCAGGCCAGACAGACTCCCCTAAATTGCGTAGCCCTATTGACTTGGTTGTTTTTGAGGCACATGAATCCCCATTGGATATTCTGCCACCAAAAGACCCCGATGATGATCTATGTGAGGAGTTAGTGTCAATCATTAAGGCCAGCCAATCAAAGGGCACATTCGTAGAAGAGGAGGGATTTTATCGCCAGGAACCAGATATAATGGAAAAGCTTCCCAGACTGTTTATAGAGGAAGAGCCGAAAGAAGACAACAGCTTCTTAAATGAACCCCTGACATCAAATACATTTGCTCCAGTCCAACACGCCCAGAGTGAGGGTTCAGATACTGAG ATGTCATTGTCGTTCACACAGCCCTCATCGGCTAAATACTCTCCCCCTTCCCCGCGCTCCACCCCCCCTTTGCCTGGGGTTTCACAGTCGCCCCCTCCCTCTGCAAAACTGTTCTCTCGACAGGACCTCCGCTCCCCAAAGGTCAAG CCTGTGTTAAGGCGTGATGTTGTGGTTGTTGGTAAGCCCCCTCGTAGCCCTGTGATGTCTAGGAGGTCCTGCGGATCGCCTGTTAGAGGTCAAAACTTTTCACCATCTCATAGG tCCCAAAGACAAGCATATGTTCATGATCCACTTCAAGGTGTAGGAGAACC ATTTCAAGCCCTGTATAACTACACGCCACGAAATGAAGATGAGCTGGAACTGAAGGAGGGGGATGTTGTTGACGTCATGGAGAAGTGTGATGATGGATGGTTTGTGG gaACGTGCAGGAGAACCAAATTTTTCGGAACCTTTCCTGGGAACTATGTGAAGCGGCTATAA